The proteins below come from a single Acanthopagrus latus isolate v.2019 chromosome 4, fAcaLat1.1, whole genome shotgun sequence genomic window:
- the znf710b gene encoding zinc finger protein 710 isoform X1 has translation MRSLKHLKPHSRRSVEEASRRLGRCEPKVMARLVDIGTQTDPVVVLSLAQAAVLGLISQNEVFGATIAPNGFYTGEPKESPAPPVDGVDYEYADQLIGANGDYLGDNLGEDGQMQPSCSQRRWQQGPPQHPDAKMVGPDRHGLQGGDVSSSHVKGEGVNSGMSSCVHMLNNLAPRGGLVQVDPASLRGTNKNCSECEREASTQQQAGTHVHPPPPQVVHRGGEQQGHRGLQGQRPMGGHVRSGREDEEEVEHQGNNMMKPTQQEEAISSYFQTSEVGSYDSTEMGMGGEYEDGSQNMMWTDGSGGGQQPQPPHPQPPRRHGGRRVDRLDINIQIDESYCVDVGDGLKRWKCRMCDKSYTSKYNLVTHILGHNGIKPHACPHCGKLFKQPSHLQTHLLTHQGTRPHKCTVCKKGFTQTSHLKRHMLQHTDVKPYSCRFCRRGFAYPSELRAHEVKHERGRCHVCSQCGMEFPTYAHLKRHQTSHQGPHTFQCTECNKSFAYRSQLQNHLLKHQSPRPYTCSQCGLEFVQLHHLRQHSLTHKGMKGHKCDVCSREFTLSANLKRHMLIHNSVRPFQCHVCFKSFIQKQTLKTHMIVHLPVKPFKCKVCGKSFNRMYNLLGHMHLHAGSKPFKCPYCTSKFNLKGNLSRHMKVKHGMDVSPEGQEVLPEMDNQGEYEGQNFSFTSPDSMDNGGSQNLTKLTTANMEDMEEYYNFGKDTSSYTTP, from the exons GAGGAGGCGAGCCGGCGCCTGGGTAGATGTGAGCCCAAGGTAATGGCCAGGCTGGTGGACATAGGCACACAGACAGATCCAGTAGTTGTGCTGTCCTTGGCCCAGGCTGCCGTGCTAGGTCTCATCTCCCAGAATGAAGTGTTTGGAGCTACCATTGCACCTAACGGCTTCTACACCGGTGAACCCAAAGAGTCCCCTGCGCCACCAGTAGACGGAGTCGACTACGAGTACGCAGACCAGCTTATCGGAGCCAACGGAGATTACCTCGGAGATAACTTGGGAGAAGACGGTCAGATGCAacccagctgcagtcagaggagGTGGCAGCAGGGGCCGCCCCAACATCCGGATGCGAAAATGGTCGGCCCAGATCGTCACGGCCTGCAAGGCGGTGACGTGTCCTCGTCCCATGTGAAAGGGGAAGGGGTGAACTCTGGAATGTCCTCCTGCGTCCACATGCTTAATAATTTGGCACCCAGAGGTGGTTTGGTACAGGTGGATCCAGCCTCCCTCAGAGGCACCAACAAGAACTGTTCAGAGTGTGAGCGGGAGGCGTCCACACAGCAGCAAGCCGGCACACATgttcaccctcctcccccccagGTGGTCCACAGAGGCGGGGAGCAGCAGGGCCACAGGGGACTGCAGGGCCAACGCCCTATGGGGGGCCACGTTCGAAGtggcagagaggatgaagaggaggtaGAACACCAGGGGAACAACATGATGAAGCccacacagcaggaggaagcTATCAGCAGCTACTTCCAGACCAGTGAAGTGGGCAGCTATGATTCTACAGAAATGGGCATGGGGGGCGAGTACGAAGACGGCAGCCAGAACATGATGTGGACAGACGGGAGTGGAGGTGGGCAGCAACCGCAGCCTCCGCACCCGCAGCCTCCTCGACGGCACGGCGGCCGCAGAGTGGACCGGCTGGATATCAACATCCAGATCGATGAATCTTACTGCGTGGACGTGGGAGATGGTCTGAAGCGCTGGAAGTGCCGCATGTGTGATAAATCGTACACCTCCAAGTACAACCTGGTCACACACATCCTGGGCCACAACGGCATCAAACCACACGCCTGTCCACACTGCGGGAAACTCTTCAAGCAGCCCAGTCATCTTCAAACCCACCTGCTCACCCACCAAGGTACGCGGCCCCACAAGTGCACCGTCTGCAAGAAGGGCTTCACCCAGACGAGCCACCTGAAGCGACACATGCTGCAACACACTGACGTCAAACCCTACAGCTGCCGCTTCTGCCGCCGCGGCTTCGCCTACCCCAGCGAGCTACGAGCGCACGAGGTGAAGCACGAGCGCGGACGCTGCCATGTCTGCTCGCAGTGCGGCATGGAGTTCCCCACCTACGCCCACCTCAAGCGTCACCAGACCAGCCACCAGGGCCCCCACACCTTCCAGTGCACCGAGTGCAACAAGTCGTTCGCCTACCGTAGCCAGCTTCAGAACCACCTCCTGAAGCACCAGAGCCCGAGGCCTTACACTTGCTCCCAGTGCGGCCTGGAGTTCGTGCAGCTCCACCACCTACGTCAGCACTCGCTCACTCATAAG GGGATGAAGGGCCACAAGTGTGACGTGTGCTCTCGGGAGTTCACCCTGTCGGCCAACCTGAAGAGGCACATGCTCATCCACAACAGCGTCCGGCCCTTCCAGTGTCACGTCTGCTTCAAGAGCTTCATCCAGAAACAGACTCTCAAGACCCACATGATCGTCCACCTGCCCGTGAAGCCGTTCAAATGCAAG gtATGTGGCAAGTCTTTCAACAGAATGTACAACCTGCTGGGGCACATGCATCTCCACGCAGGCAGCAAGCCCTTCAAGTGTCCTTACTGCACCAGTAAGTTCAACCTGAAGGGAAACCTCAGCAGGCACATGAAGGTCAAGCACGGCATGGACGTCTCACCAGAAGGACAAG AAGTTCTTCCAGAAATGGATAACCAGGGGGAGTATGAAGGACAGAACTTCAGCTTTACATCACCAGACAGTATGGACAATGGTGGCTCCCAAAACCTCACTAAACTTACTACAGCAAACATGGAGGACATGGAGGAGTATTACAATTTCGGGAAGGATACGAGCAGCTACACTACACCCTGA
- the znf710b gene encoding zinc finger protein 710 isoform X2 has translation MARLVDIGTQTDPVVVLSLAQAAVLGLISQNEVFGATIAPNGFYTGEPKESPAPPVDGVDYEYADQLIGANGDYLGDNLGEDGQMQPSCSQRRWQQGPPQHPDAKMVGPDRHGLQGGDVSSSHVKGEGVNSGMSSCVHMLNNLAPRGGLVQVDPASLRGTNKNCSECEREASTQQQAGTHVHPPPPQVVHRGGEQQGHRGLQGQRPMGGHVRSGREDEEEVEHQGNNMMKPTQQEEAISSYFQTSEVGSYDSTEMGMGGEYEDGSQNMMWTDGSGGGQQPQPPHPQPPRRHGGRRVDRLDINIQIDESYCVDVGDGLKRWKCRMCDKSYTSKYNLVTHILGHNGIKPHACPHCGKLFKQPSHLQTHLLTHQGTRPHKCTVCKKGFTQTSHLKRHMLQHTDVKPYSCRFCRRGFAYPSELRAHEVKHERGRCHVCSQCGMEFPTYAHLKRHQTSHQGPHTFQCTECNKSFAYRSQLQNHLLKHQSPRPYTCSQCGLEFVQLHHLRQHSLTHKGMKGHKCDVCSREFTLSANLKRHMLIHNSVRPFQCHVCFKSFIQKQTLKTHMIVHLPVKPFKCKVCGKSFNRMYNLLGHMHLHAGSKPFKCPYCTSKFNLKGNLSRHMKVKHGMDVSPEGQEVLPEMDNQGEYEGQNFSFTSPDSMDNGGSQNLTKLTTANMEDMEEYYNFGKDTSSYTTP, from the exons ATGGCCAGGCTGGTGGACATAGGCACACAGACAGATCCAGTAGTTGTGCTGTCCTTGGCCCAGGCTGCCGTGCTAGGTCTCATCTCCCAGAATGAAGTGTTTGGAGCTACCATTGCACCTAACGGCTTCTACACCGGTGAACCCAAAGAGTCCCCTGCGCCACCAGTAGACGGAGTCGACTACGAGTACGCAGACCAGCTTATCGGAGCCAACGGAGATTACCTCGGAGATAACTTGGGAGAAGACGGTCAGATGCAacccagctgcagtcagaggagGTGGCAGCAGGGGCCGCCCCAACATCCGGATGCGAAAATGGTCGGCCCAGATCGTCACGGCCTGCAAGGCGGTGACGTGTCCTCGTCCCATGTGAAAGGGGAAGGGGTGAACTCTGGAATGTCCTCCTGCGTCCACATGCTTAATAATTTGGCACCCAGAGGTGGTTTGGTACAGGTGGATCCAGCCTCCCTCAGAGGCACCAACAAGAACTGTTCAGAGTGTGAGCGGGAGGCGTCCACACAGCAGCAAGCCGGCACACATgttcaccctcctcccccccagGTGGTCCACAGAGGCGGGGAGCAGCAGGGCCACAGGGGACTGCAGGGCCAACGCCCTATGGGGGGCCACGTTCGAAGtggcagagaggatgaagaggaggtaGAACACCAGGGGAACAACATGATGAAGCccacacagcaggaggaagcTATCAGCAGCTACTTCCAGACCAGTGAAGTGGGCAGCTATGATTCTACAGAAATGGGCATGGGGGGCGAGTACGAAGACGGCAGCCAGAACATGATGTGGACAGACGGGAGTGGAGGTGGGCAGCAACCGCAGCCTCCGCACCCGCAGCCTCCTCGACGGCACGGCGGCCGCAGAGTGGACCGGCTGGATATCAACATCCAGATCGATGAATCTTACTGCGTGGACGTGGGAGATGGTCTGAAGCGCTGGAAGTGCCGCATGTGTGATAAATCGTACACCTCCAAGTACAACCTGGTCACACACATCCTGGGCCACAACGGCATCAAACCACACGCCTGTCCACACTGCGGGAAACTCTTCAAGCAGCCCAGTCATCTTCAAACCCACCTGCTCACCCACCAAGGTACGCGGCCCCACAAGTGCACCGTCTGCAAGAAGGGCTTCACCCAGACGAGCCACCTGAAGCGACACATGCTGCAACACACTGACGTCAAACCCTACAGCTGCCGCTTCTGCCGCCGCGGCTTCGCCTACCCCAGCGAGCTACGAGCGCACGAGGTGAAGCACGAGCGCGGACGCTGCCATGTCTGCTCGCAGTGCGGCATGGAGTTCCCCACCTACGCCCACCTCAAGCGTCACCAGACCAGCCACCAGGGCCCCCACACCTTCCAGTGCACCGAGTGCAACAAGTCGTTCGCCTACCGTAGCCAGCTTCAGAACCACCTCCTGAAGCACCAGAGCCCGAGGCCTTACACTTGCTCCCAGTGCGGCCTGGAGTTCGTGCAGCTCCACCACCTACGTCAGCACTCGCTCACTCATAAG GGGATGAAGGGCCACAAGTGTGACGTGTGCTCTCGGGAGTTCACCCTGTCGGCCAACCTGAAGAGGCACATGCTCATCCACAACAGCGTCCGGCCCTTCCAGTGTCACGTCTGCTTCAAGAGCTTCATCCAGAAACAGACTCTCAAGACCCACATGATCGTCCACCTGCCCGTGAAGCCGTTCAAATGCAAG gtATGTGGCAAGTCTTTCAACAGAATGTACAACCTGCTGGGGCACATGCATCTCCACGCAGGCAGCAAGCCCTTCAAGTGTCCTTACTGCACCAGTAAGTTCAACCTGAAGGGAAACCTCAGCAGGCACATGAAGGTCAAGCACGGCATGGACGTCTCACCAGAAGGACAAG AAGTTCTTCCAGAAATGGATAACCAGGGGGAGTATGAAGGACAGAACTTCAGCTTTACATCACCAGACAGTATGGACAATGGTGGCTCCCAAAACCTCACTAAACTTACTACAGCAAACATGGAGGACATGGAGGAGTATTACAATTTCGGGAAGGATACGAGCAGCTACACTACACCCTGA